One Halioglobus japonicus DNA segment encodes these proteins:
- a CDS encoding alpha/beta hydrolase produces the protein MKMLSRSDDATIAYEHVPGVGPGIVFLSGFNSNMQGDKALYLDQWCREQGRQFTRFDYFGHGSSSGDFAEGTLGRWIEDAIHVFDEVTDGPQLLVGSSMGGWIMLHVALARSERVRALVGIAAAPDFTRGLAEHGLSPEQKLQLELSGLCFIDNCYDDGEPYPISQQLLEEGAGHCLLAGEDIAIPQPVRLLHGQCDGDIPWRTSLKLAEKLTSTDVEVHLVKDGDHRLSRPGDLARLGRTLQALLGQESVHG, from the coding sequence ATGAAAATGCTGTCGCGCTCTGATGATGCAACCATTGCCTATGAGCATGTGCCGGGTGTAGGCCCGGGCATCGTATTTCTCAGCGGCTTTAACTCCAATATGCAGGGCGACAAGGCCTTGTATCTCGATCAATGGTGTCGCGAACAGGGACGCCAGTTCACGCGCTTTGACTACTTCGGTCACGGCAGCTCCAGCGGTGATTTCGCCGAGGGTACGTTGGGACGTTGGATAGAAGACGCTATTCACGTTTTCGATGAGGTGACGGACGGACCACAGCTATTGGTCGGCTCGTCGATGGGTGGCTGGATTATGCTGCATGTTGCGCTGGCGAGATCAGAGCGCGTGCGTGCCCTGGTGGGAATTGCAGCAGCGCCTGACTTTACTCGCGGACTCGCGGAACATGGTTTGTCTCCCGAGCAGAAGCTGCAATTGGAACTGTCTGGGCTGTGTTTTATCGACAATTGCTACGACGATGGCGAGCCTTACCCGATCAGCCAGCAATTACTTGAAGAGGGCGCAGGGCACTGTCTACTGGCGGGCGAGGACATTGCTATTCCCCAGCCGGTGCGCCTGCTACACGGTCAATGCGATGGCGATATTCCCTGGCGCACTTCGCTAAAACTCGCCGAAAAACTCACCTCCACGGATGTGGAAGTACACCTGGTAAAGGACGGCGATCATCGTCTATCAAGGCCCGGTGATCTTGCGCGGCTGGGGCGCACTCTGCAGGCACTGCTCGGTCAGGAGTCTGTACATGGTTGA
- a CDS encoding MBL fold metallo-hydrolase — MSESSYTGLGDGITSIDAHYLKPGLVSFYLLEHGGECAVIDTGTVHSVPVLEALLKQRGIASEQIRYIMPTHVHLDHAGGAGAMLQSFPEATLLVHPRGARHLIDPVRLIAGSIAVYGEDLFAQLYGDIVPAPAERVIEVGDGDRFEVGGRSLLCRHTPGHADHHYCVWDEHSRGWFAGDMFGICYHEFRLSGGDFCMLSTTPTQFRPDAMRESLRLLGAANPQRIYLNHFGGIDYFSSQLEGLLAQVDGYVDIAEGCGGDAALMEEAIMDYCSEQVLAMNPELNMREVRESFRFDAQLNAQGLAVWKARQ; from the coding sequence ATGAGCGAGTCGTCATATACCGGGTTGGGCGACGGTATTACCAGTATCGACGCACATTACCTGAAACCGGGCCTGGTGAGCTTTTATCTGCTCGAACACGGGGGTGAATGTGCTGTTATCGACACGGGGACAGTGCACAGTGTCCCCGTTCTGGAGGCCTTGCTCAAGCAGCGCGGTATTGCCTCCGAACAGATTCGTTACATTATGCCTACCCATGTACATCTGGATCATGCAGGTGGCGCCGGTGCAATGTTACAAAGCTTCCCCGAAGCAACACTACTTGTGCATCCCCGGGGTGCCCGTCACCTGATTGACCCGGTGCGGCTGATCGCCGGCTCCATTGCCGTTTACGGTGAAGATCTTTTTGCCCAACTTTATGGGGATATCGTCCCTGCCCCCGCCGAGCGTGTGATCGAAGTGGGCGATGGCGATCGCTTTGAAGTGGGCGGCCGATCCCTTCTGTGTCGACACACGCCCGGTCATGCCGATCATCACTATTGCGTCTGGGATGAACACAGCCGTGGCTGGTTCGCCGGTGATATGTTTGGCATTTGTTATCACGAATTCCGACTGTCCGGTGGTGATTTCTGTATGTTGTCCACCACCCCGACCCAGTTCCGGCCGGATGCCATGCGCGAGTCGCTGAGGTTGCTGGGAGCTGCCAATCCGCAGCGCATTTACTTGAATCACTTTGGCGGCATCGACTATTTTTCTTCACAGTTAGAAGGATTGCTGGCGCAGGTGGATGGTTATGTCGATATTGCCGAGGGTTGCGGCGGGGATGCCGCCTTAATGGAAGAGGCCATTATGGATTATTGCAGTGAACAAGTGTTGGCGATGAACCCCGAATTAAATATGAGAGAGGTGCGTGAGAGCTTTCGCTTTGATGCCCAGCTCAATGCCCAGGGTCTGGCGGTATGGAAGGCGCGCCAATGA
- a CDS encoding DUF3604 domain-containing protein — MWQEITNAADAANEPGEFTALIGWEWSSNAGGVNMHRIVITDSGAETAQQYQPFSFLNSPFPEDLWAWLEKASASTQADFIAIPHNSNISKGYMFDKRTLRGEDFSPEYIALRAKWETVTEVTQIKGDSETHPTLSPDDEFADFETFDFYIQQDETPYVVAPGDYVRSGLRAGLEVQQALGDNPFQFGLIGSSDAHSGLAGAEEDNFHGKFAADSTPESKQGLVDLGDRRTPVGWDMAAAGLAAVWAEENTREAIMRALKRREVYATSGPRIGVRFFAGYEYGEGILDSAEFYAEAAAGGVPMGGELAARGDTAPEFLLIAEKEADGANLDRVQIVKGWVDEDGTSYEQVFDVVWSGERVPDENGDLPGVGSTVNIDNASYANTIGAARLQARWQDPDFNAEQHAFYYARVLEIPTPRHSLYDAVAMGEPLPAEVPATVQDRAYTSPIWYRPQ, encoded by the coding sequence GTGTGGCAGGAAATTACCAATGCGGCAGATGCGGCGAACGAGCCGGGTGAGTTTACGGCGCTGATTGGTTGGGAGTGGAGCTCCAACGCCGGTGGCGTCAATATGCACCGCATCGTCATTACTGACTCCGGCGCAGAGACAGCGCAACAATACCAGCCCTTCAGTTTCCTGAATTCCCCTTTCCCGGAGGACCTGTGGGCGTGGCTGGAAAAAGCCAGTGCGAGCACCCAGGCTGATTTCATTGCCATTCCCCACAACTCCAATATCTCCAAGGGGTATATGTTCGACAAGCGTACCCTGCGCGGTGAGGACTTTTCCCCGGAGTACATCGCTTTGCGGGCCAAGTGGGAAACCGTTACTGAAGTGACCCAGATCAAAGGCGATTCGGAAACCCATCCGACGTTGTCGCCCGATGATGAGTTCGCCGACTTTGAGACGTTTGATTTTTATATTCAACAGGACGAGACGCCCTATGTAGTCGCGCCGGGTGACTACGTGCGCTCGGGGCTGCGCGCCGGGCTGGAAGTTCAGCAGGCGCTGGGAGACAACCCGTTCCAGTTCGGCTTGATCGGCTCGTCAGACGCTCATTCAGGCCTGGCAGGAGCCGAGGAAGACAATTTTCACGGCAAGTTTGCCGCCGACAGCACGCCCGAATCCAAGCAGGGCCTGGTCGATCTTGGCGATCGTCGCACGCCGGTGGGCTGGGATATGGCCGCGGCGGGGCTTGCGGCAGTGTGGGCAGAAGAAAACACTCGCGAGGCGATTATGCGCGCGCTCAAGCGGCGCGAGGTTTACGCCACCAGTGGCCCTCGCATTGGTGTGCGATTCTTCGCCGGCTACGAATATGGCGAAGGCATTCTCGACAGCGCCGAATTCTACGCGGAAGCCGCTGCCGGTGGCGTGCCCATGGGCGGGGAGCTTGCAGCTCGCGGTGATACCGCACCGGAGTTTCTGCTGATCGCTGAGAAGGAGGCCGATGGCGCCAACCTCGACCGGGTGCAGATCGTCAAGGGATGGGTTGACGAGGACGGTACAAGCTATGAGCAGGTGTTTGACGTTGTATGGTCCGGTGAGCGCGTCCCGGACGAGAACGGCGATCTGCCAGGCGTGGGCAGCACCGTGAATATCGACAATGCCTCCTATGCCAATACGATAGGCGCCGCCCGTTTGCAGGCGCGCTGGCAGGACCCGGATTTCAATGCCGAGCAGCATGCGTTTTACTACGCCCGCGTGCTGGAAATTCCCACGCCGCGACATTCGTTGTATGACGCTGTTGCCATGGGTGAGCCGTTACCGGCAGAGGTGCCCGCCACTGTGCAGGACCGGGCCTATACATCACCGATCTGGTATCGCCCACAATAG
- a CDS encoding DUF3604 domain-containing protein, with protein sequence MRGLFTVAALLAATSVSAADKQLLWGDTHLHTNNSFDAITIGNRTIGPAEAYRYAKGEPVVHPYHRARVQIGEPLDFLVVSDHAEYLGTVRYIYENGVPTEGLGVFETLAAWFSSAVITFGIETKYGPLVFGSRLPVAEDPKIAGERIIEEGMPMGGCLLCPTWSAPCGRKLPMRQMRRTSRVSLRR encoded by the coding sequence ATGCGTGGATTGTTTACAGTGGCTGCCTTGTTGGCGGCCACGTCTGTTTCTGCTGCCGATAAACAGTTGCTCTGGGGCGACACACACCTCCACACCAATAACTCGTTTGATGCGATTACGATTGGCAACCGCACCATTGGCCCCGCCGAGGCCTATCGCTATGCCAAGGGTGAACCGGTGGTGCACCCCTATCACCGGGCACGTGTGCAGATCGGCGAGCCACTGGATTTTCTGGTGGTCTCAGATCACGCCGAATACCTTGGCACTGTTCGCTACATCTACGAGAACGGTGTGCCTACAGAGGGGCTCGGGGTGTTTGAGACGCTGGCAGCCTGGTTCTCTTCAGCAGTGATTACCTTTGGTATCGAAACCAAGTATGGGCCACTAGTGTTTGGTTCTCGCCTGCCCGTGGCTGAGGATCCAAAGATCGCCGGTGAGCGCATTATCGAGGAGGGTATGCCCATGGGGGGCTGCCTCCTATGCCCGACGTGGAGCGCTCCGTGTGGCAGGAAATTACCAATGCGGCAGATGCGGCGAACGAGCCGGGTGAGTTTACGGCGCTGA
- a CDS encoding enoyl-CoA hydratase/isomerase family protein has product MSNYEAVTIERRDGVAIVSFNRPDALNSFNAAQRRDILLAAREVNNDDSIRVVVLAGAGRGFGAGADLTELPMNDPTWRVDDQLNLEYKPVMLEIYRAPKPWISAVQGPAAGVSSAFAMVCDLTVMADNAYIYQAFTAISLVPDGGATWHLVRTIGRKRAYEIIATGEKLGAEKCLEWGLCNRVVPRDELMPSTLAWAEELAAKAPLSLRHAKQAVIEASEQDLGHTISREADLQYLCLESEDAKEGTLAFLEKRAPIWKGR; this is encoded by the coding sequence ATGAGTAACTACGAAGCGGTAACCATTGAACGCCGAGACGGTGTGGCAATTGTCAGCTTTAATCGCCCTGATGCGCTGAACTCCTTTAATGCGGCACAGCGCCGGGATATTTTGCTGGCGGCACGTGAAGTGAACAATGACGACAGTATTCGCGTGGTCGTGTTGGCGGGTGCGGGTCGCGGCTTTGGTGCGGGGGCAGACCTGACTGAGTTGCCCATGAATGATCCTACCTGGCGTGTGGATGATCAGCTTAACCTGGAGTACAAGCCGGTCATGCTGGAAATATATCGTGCACCCAAGCCCTGGATCAGTGCAGTCCAGGGGCCAGCTGCCGGTGTCTCCAGTGCCTTCGCCATGGTCTGCGACCTGACGGTAATGGCGGACAACGCCTACATTTATCAAGCCTTTACGGCCATTAGCCTGGTGCCCGATGGCGGCGCAACCTGGCACCTGGTGAGAACGATCGGTCGTAAACGCGCCTATGAAATTATCGCTACCGGCGAAAAGCTGGGTGCCGAGAAATGTCTCGAGTGGGGGCTTTGTAACCGCGTGGTACCCAGGGATGAGCTTATGCCAAGCACGCTTGCATGGGCTGAGGAGCTAGCCGCGAAAGCGCCGCTGTCGTTGCGACATGCTAAACAGGCCGTGATCGAGGCCAGCGAGCAGGATCTTGGCCACACGATTTCCCGTGAGGCGGACCTGCAGTACCTCTGCCTGGAAAGTGAAGATGCCAAAGAAGGTACGCTGGCTTTTCTCGAGAAGCGCGCGCCTATCTGGAAAGGACGTTAA
- a CDS encoding CaiB/BaiF CoA-transferase family protein codes for MGPLNGYTVLELAGIGPAPMGGMILADMGAEVIRIDRAGTPPGLQMKDVSSRGKKSVAVNLKDPEGIETLLRMVENADVIIDPMRPGVCEKLGIGPDVCLERNPKIIFARMTGWGQEGPLAQAAGHDINYISITGALYAMGRKDEKPVAPLNLVGDMGGGGMLLVNGILAALLETANSGKGQVIDAAMVDGAAQLMWMFHGFQAMGMWNEKARESNLLDGGAHFYDTYECADGEYVSIGSIEPQFYALLKEKMELSEEEFGDQNNPALWPDLKVRLEEIFKTKTQAEWCELMEGTDVCFAPVLNFVDAPTHPANVARQTYIDVDGVTQPAPAPVFPAHLLKCAMAVPPPARIPPMYWAPWVLGKRKCRP; via the coding sequence ATGGGACCTTTAAACGGCTATACCGTATTGGAACTGGCGGGCATTGGTCCCGCGCCCATGGGCGGCATGATTCTCGCCGATATGGGGGCCGAGGTGATCAGGATTGATCGCGCCGGTACCCCTCCCGGATTGCAGATGAAGGATGTTAGCAGCCGCGGCAAAAAGTCGGTGGCAGTTAATCTGAAAGATCCGGAAGGCATCGAAACGTTGCTGCGCATGGTCGAGAATGCCGATGTGATTATCGACCCCATGCGCCCGGGCGTGTGTGAGAAGTTGGGCATTGGTCCCGATGTCTGTCTGGAGCGCAATCCCAAGATTATCTTCGCCCGCATGACCGGTTGGGGGCAGGAGGGGCCGCTGGCCCAGGCGGCCGGGCATGACATTAACTACATCTCAATCACCGGGGCACTCTATGCAATGGGCCGCAAGGATGAGAAGCCGGTTGCGCCTCTCAACTTGGTGGGCGATATGGGCGGTGGTGGCATGCTGCTTGTCAACGGCATTCTCGCCGCGCTGCTTGAAACAGCCAACTCCGGGAAGGGGCAGGTGATCGATGCAGCCATGGTCGATGGTGCCGCACAGTTGATGTGGATGTTCCATGGCTTTCAGGCCATGGGTATGTGGAACGAAAAGGCGCGCGAATCCAACCTGCTCGACGGCGGCGCTCACTTCTACGATACCTACGAATGTGCCGACGGCGAATACGTGTCTATAGGATCCATTGAGCCGCAATTTTATGCGCTGCTGAAAGAGAAGATGGAATTATCCGAAGAGGAGTTCGGTGACCAGAACAACCCCGCGCTCTGGCCCGACCTGAAGGTTCGTCTGGAAGAGATATTCAAAACCAAAACCCAGGCCGAGTGGTGTGAGCTGATGGAAGGTACTGACGTGTGCTTTGCACCGGTGCTCAATTTTGTCGATGCGCCCACGCATCCGGCCAACGTGGCCCGGCAAACCTACATCGATGTTGATGGCGTGACCCAGCCGGCACCGGCCCCCGTTTTTCCCGCACACCTTCTGAAGTGCGCAATGGCGGTTCCGCCGCCGGCGCGGATACCGCCGATGTACTGGGCGCCATGGGTTTTGGGGAAGAGGAAGTGCAGGCCCTGA
- a CDS encoding SDR family NAD(P)-dependent oxidoreductase encodes MDLNGKVAIVTGGASGLGQGTVEAYVAKGAKVAIFDLNAERAQAVVDNLGADNVAFWSVNVADENNVRTAIAEVVEKFGAIHVVNNFAGIGSAAKTYGKKGVFPIEQWDPVIAINLTGTFNVSRYAAEQMSRNEQINDDGGRGVIINTASVAGYEGQVGQVAYSATKGGVIGMTVPMARDLAGYGIRVNTIVPGLIHTPLFESLPEPAYKSLEASVCYPQRLGKPAEIAHLSVFIAENDYLNAECIRLDGAIRMQPR; translated from the coding sequence ATGGATTTGAATGGAAAAGTAGCCATTGTTACGGGCGGAGCGTCGGGCCTTGGCCAGGGAACCGTTGAGGCTTATGTGGCTAAAGGCGCTAAAGTGGCAATCTTCGATCTGAACGCGGAGCGGGCCCAGGCGGTTGTCGACAATCTCGGGGCCGACAACGTGGCGTTCTGGAGTGTCAATGTCGCCGACGAAAACAACGTGCGCACCGCCATTGCCGAGGTGGTAGAGAAGTTTGGCGCCATTCATGTGGTGAATAATTTTGCCGGCATCGGCAGCGCAGCGAAAACCTATGGCAAAAAAGGCGTATTCCCGATTGAGCAATGGGACCCTGTCATTGCAATCAACCTCACCGGCACCTTTAACGTGTCCCGCTACGCGGCCGAGCAGATGTCTAGGAATGAGCAGATTAATGATGACGGTGGCCGCGGTGTCATTATCAATACCGCGTCGGTTGCCGGCTACGAAGGGCAGGTGGGTCAGGTGGCGTACTCCGCCACCAAGGGCGGCGTGATCGGCATGACCGTACCCATGGCTCGTGACCTTGCCGGCTACGGTATCCGGGTGAACACCATTGTGCCCGGCCTGATTCATACGCCGCTGTTCGAATCGCTGCCAGAGCCGGCCTACAAGTCGCTGGAAGCGTCCGTGTGCTACCCACAACGCCTGGGCAAGCCTGCTGAGATCGCGCACCTGTCAGTGTTTATCGCCGAGAACGATTACCTGAACGCGGAGTGCATCCGCCTCGATGGCGCCATTCGCATGCAGCCACGCTAA